The window AGCTCCTCTCGCGTGCGCCACCGCTTGCGGTCCAGGACGTTCTTCTGCAGCAGGGCGAAGAAGGACTCCATCGCGGCGTTGTCTCCGGCAGCACCGACTTTCCCCATCGATCCGATGAGGTGATGCCGGGTCAGGGCATGCACGAACGAGCGTGCTCGGAACTGGGATCCTCGGTCCGAGTGCACGATGCATCCGGCCACGTCACGACGCCGAATCACGGCGTTGTCCAGGGCGTTTACCGCGAGGCGTGCCTTCATCCGGTCGCTGATCGAGTAGCCGACGATCCGGCCGGAGAATACGTCTTTGATCGCGCAGAGGTAGAGCTTGCCCTCGCCAGTCGGGTGCTCCGTGATGTCGGTCAGCCATAGTTCGTTGACATCATCGGCGGTGAAGTCCCGCTGCACGAGATCGTCATGCACGGGCGGTCCGGGGCGCTTCCCGTTCTTGCCGCGCTTCTTCCCGAAAGCGGAGAACCACTGGTTGTCCCGGCAGATCTTCCACGCGGTCCGCTCACACATCACCTCGCCCGCTTCCGCGGCCTCGCCGACCAGGAACCGGTAGCCGAACTCGGGATCCTCCAGGTGGGCATCCAGCAGGGCGTTTGCTCGGTAGGCCTCGACCAGTTCGGCCTCGGTGACCTGCCGCTTCCGCCAGCGGTAGTAGGGCTGGCGGGAGAGCTTCAGGACCCGCAGGGACACTGCGACGGGGATCCCGTCGGCGGCGAGCTCGCTAACCTCGAGATTTCACGGGGGTGTGGTCTCGCCCGACGGACGGCATAAAGAAAGGTGCTCCTGGCCTGGGATGATGCGGGGTGTTGAGTCTCGTAATCCCTGGCCGGAAGGAGCACCTTTCAGGTGTCCCACCCTACCTTGTTCTTCTACCCCCGTCCGCGCGTGGACATCGCTGAGGTCCCGGCGGCCGCGCATGCGGGCGCGGTGCTGCTGACCGGCACGATCCACGCCACCGGCCTCGCCCCTTCGCTGCGTGAAGCTCTGGATCCGTGGACGAAGCCACTGGACGAGCATCACGCCTCGAAGGTCCTGCTGGACCTCGCGATGACTCTCGCGATCGGCGGGGAGCACGCTTCGGATACTGATCTGCTGCGATGCGAACCGGGACTGTTCGGAGACGTCGCCTCGGCCCCAACGATCTCCAGGAACCTGACCACGCTGGCCGAGGACGCGCCCGCCGTGGTCGAGGCGATCTCCCAGGCCCGCCGCATCGCGCGTGAACGGGCCTGGGCACTGGCCGGCGACCACTCCCCGGTCCGCAGGCTCAGTGCGAAGAATCCGCTGGTCATCGACCTCGACGCCACCCTGATCAACGTCCACAGTGAGAAGGAGCAGGCTGCACCGACGTTCAAACGCGGCTTCGGTTACCACCCACTGTGCGCTTTCCTGGACCACGGCAGCGAAGGAACCGGGGAACCGCTGGCGATCCACCTGAGCCCCGGCAACGCCGGTTCCAACACCGCCGCCGATCACATCACCATCACCAGGCAGGCCCTTGCGCAGCTCCCGGCTGGTCTGCTCTCCTCCGGCGGAAGGGGGTCGAAGAAGGTCCTGATCCGCACCGACGGAGCCGGTGGCACCAAGGACTTCGTCAAGTGGCTGACCGGGCAGCGTCTGGCCTACTCAGTCGGGTTCACCCTCCCCGCGAACACTCCCGACCTGCTGGAACGTATCGATGAGGCGAAGACGTGGACTCCTGCCTACGACACCGACACCGACGGGATCCGCGACGGAGCATGGGTCGCGGAACTGACCGGGCTGCTGGATCTTCAGGGTTGGCCGCCCGGGATGCAGGTGATCGTGCGGAAGGAACGTCCTCATCCTGGGGCGCAGCTGCGGATCACCGATCACGAGGGGATGCGCATCACCGCGTTCGCGACCACTCCCCCTCCTCGCTGCGCTCGGGGGAGGTGCCCCCACCCCGCGCGGCCAACTTCCCGTGCTCGAGCTGCGACACCGCCGCCGCGCACGATGCGAAGACCGGATCCGCAACGCCAAGGACATGGGCTTGATGAAGTTCCCGCTGCAGGGCTTCGCGCAGAACCAGGTCTGGTGCCAGATCATCCAGCTCGCTAGCGAGCTCGTCGCCTGGATGCAGACCATCGCGCTGACCGGCCATGATGCGCGGAAGTGGGAGCCCAAACGGCTCCGCGCACGGCTGTTCGAGATCCCCGCGACCCTCGTGCGCCGCTGCCGGCACAAGGTCCTCCACCTCGCCGAACATGCTCCCGAAGCCCGCACCGTCCTGACTGGCATCAACCGGCTCCGCACCGCCGTCGCACAGACCTGACCAAGCTGCTCCACCCGCCCCACCGACCAGCAGAATCCTCCTCTCGGGAGTGGAACCCGACCGCCCGCAACGGACACTGCGACGATCTGTCATACCCGAATGCCAGAATCAGCAGCTGAACACCGGCAACGACGCCGACCGCGACCGCTCACCAGCCCCATGAAACATCGAGGCTAGGCGTTGACGGACGGTGGTGACCATGTCGTTTCCGAGCTTGACGAGGTGGAACTTGTCGACCGAGACCGCAGCGCGGGGCAGGTAGGTCCGCAGTGCTTTGCGGAACGCGGCCGAGGGATCGATGGCGACGATCTCGATCCGCTCCCGCCAGAGCTCGGAGCGCTGGGCGAGCCAGTCGCCGACGGCGGTGGAGTCCCGGCCGTCGACGATACCGAGGACCTGCCCAGTGGTCAGGTCGACCAGGGTCGTCATCCAGGGCTCGAACCGTCTCCAGGCACCGTCGTCGGTGCGGAACCAGCGCACCGACCGGTAGCGGTGCTCATCGATGCCCAGGCGCGTCACCGGCACCTCGTCAACGGCAGGCAGGGCCACGGCGGCAGCCGCCAGCGCGGCCTGGACCAGCCACCACGAGACGCCATGGGCCTGAGCGACTTCCGAGGCTGCCCGGCCAGAGGTGATCACCGCGGAGACGATCTGGTTTCGCAGCCGGGTCGTCGAGCGCGCGCGGTGCGGGACCTGGTCGGTGGCTTCCCAGAACGTGCGCCGGGCGCAGGCCGGCTCGAGGCAGAACCAGCGCCGCTTGGCCCACACCACCTGTCAAGTCCCGGGTTTCGTTGAGGGTGTGCGGGTGATGGTTGCTCAGGCCGCGGTGGCGGTCTGAGGGGCGTGCTGACGGACCCGGTGGTCCGTCTCGATCTCGGTGGGGGTGCGGTGGTCGAGCTTGCCGTGGAGGCGGTCGGTATTGAACCAGTGGACCCAGTCGGCGGTGGCCGGCTCGACGTCCTCGATGCCGTTCCAGGGCCCATCGAGAAAGATCAGTTCGTGCTTGTAGAGTGAGTTCAGTGCCTCGGCCATCGCGTTATCGTACGAATCTCCCTTCGAGCCGACAGAAGCGACAACTTCGGCTTCCTCCAGCGCCTGCGAGTATTTGATGGCGCGGTATTGAACTCCGCGGTCGCTATGATGTATCAATCCACTCACGTCTTGGCCAGCTTTCCGACGGTTCCAGAATCCCATGTTAAGCGCGTCGAGGGCCAGATCGGTATAGAGCCGCGTCGAGGTTTGCCAGCCGACGATCATTCGTGAGAACACGTCGAGCACGAAGGCGACGTATACCCATCCCGACCTGGTGGGCACATAGGTGATGTCCGCTACCCATAGCTGATTCGGGGCGGTCGCGGTGAATTCCCGCTGGACGAGGTCCAAGGGGCGGCCGGTCTCCGGGGCCGGCTTCGTGGTGCGCGGGTACTTGCCCCGTACGGTGCCGCGGATGCCGAGGGAACGGCACAGTCGCTCGACTCTGCCCTTGCCGACCGCGATGCCCTCGCGGACGAGCTGCGCATGAATCTTCCGGATCCCGTAGACCCGCATTCGTGGATGAAAATGAATGCGCATAATCTCCTTCGATAATTCGGCATCACGAACACTGCGAGCCGAGGGAGGTCGGCTGCGGGCCGCATAGTAGGTCTGCGGGGCGATCTTCACATGAGTATTCGTAGTCGTGGGAGCCACCGAATCTTGCTCTTGGGGACCGCCGATCGTGCCGACGGGGGCCAGTAGCCGCCGCGGTGGGGACCACTGGCTCCCGCCGGCATCGGGTCACTGGGGCAGTGCGGTGTGTTCTCGCATGTTCCTGTCGCCGGTGTCGATCCAGATTGTGTTGTGCACGATGCGGTCCATGATCGCATCGGCGTGGACTGCTCCACCGAGCCGGGCGTGCCAGTCCTTCTTCGGGTACTGGGTGCAGAACACGGTCGAGCCGGTGTCATAGCGGCGCTCGAGCAGTTCCAGCAGCATCGAACGCATTCCCTCGTCAGGATGGTCCAGCAGCCACTCGTCGATCACCAGCAGCGAGAACGTGGAGTACTTCCGCAGGAACTTCGTCTGGCCCTGCGGCTTGTCCTTTGCCAGGGCCCAGGCCTCTTCGAGGTCGGGCATTCGGATGTAGTGGGCTCGGAGCCGGTGCTGGCAGGCCTGCTTCGCCAGCGCGCAGCCGAGGTAGGACTTCCCTGAGCCGGTGAAGCCCTGGAAGACCACGTTCTGTTGCCGCTGGATGAAGGAGCAGGTTGCCAGTTGCGCGATCACGTTCCGGTTCAGTCCCCGTTCCTCGACCAGATCCAGCCGCCGCAGGTCCGCTCCGGGATAACGCAGCCCCGCCCGGCGGATCAGACCCTCGACCTTTCCATGATTGAAGATGGAATGCGCCTCGTCCACGATCAGCTGGAGCCGTTCCTGGAACGACATCCCCAGCACGTGAGCCTCATCCTGGGCATCGATCGCGTCCAGCAGCGCGGTCGCGCCCATCTCGCGCAGCTTCCGCTTCGTGTCGTTATCGATCACGCTCACCGGACACCTCCGGCGTAGTAGTCGGCGCCACGGACGTATCCGCCGTCTTCCGCGGGTTCCTCGCGGGGTGGACGCAGGGCGGCGACCTTGTCCTGCCCGGTGGCCAAGATCGGGTGCAGATGCGCATAGCGCGGTGAACGGACCCGTCCCGTCAGCGCGAGTGCGCAGGCCGCCTCGACCCGATCTACGGAGAAGCGGCGAGAGAGCCGTAGCACCGCCAACGCGGGATCCAGGCCCTGTTCCACGATCGGCACGGACTCGAAGATCCGCTGGATCACGATCACCGTGGCCGGCCCGACCCGATCTGCCCACGCCCGCACCCTCTGCGCGTCCCAGGCCTGGAAACGCTCGCCCGCAGGTAGGTCCGCGTCGTTGGTGCGGTACTCATTGCTCGCGGTCTCCGGGAGCAGCAGGTGACTGGTCAGTCGCTGGCTGCCCTGATAGATCTCCAGCGTCCGGGCCGTGATGCGCAGATCGACCTTCGCGCCGATGTGCGCGAACGGCGCGGAGTAGAAGTTCCGCGCGAACGTGACGTGCCCGTTCCTGCCCACTCGTCGTCCGTAGTGCCATGTCGAGATCTCGTAGGGCACCGCCGGCAGCGGCGTCAGCAGCGGCCGCTCCTCCGCGTCGAACACGCTGGCGCGGGATCCGGGCCGCTTCTGGAACGGCTCCGCGTTATAGGCCTCCATCC is drawn from Brachybacterium muris and contains these coding sequences:
- a CDS encoding IS3 family transposase, with protein sequence MKIAPQTYYAARSRPPSARSVRDAELSKEIMRIHFHPRMRVYGIRKIHAQLVREGIAVGKGRVERLCRSLGIRGTVRGKYPRTTKPAPETGRPLDLVQREFTATAPNQLWVADITYVPTRSGWVYVAFVLDVFSRMIVGWQTSTRLYTDLALDALNMGFWNRRKAGQDVSGLIHHSDRGVQYRAIKYSQALEEAEVVASVGSKGDSYDNAMAEALNSLYKHELIFLDGPWNGIEDVEPATADWVHWFNTDRLHGKLDHRTPTEIETDHRVRQHAPQTATAA
- a CDS encoding ATP-binding protein, with translation MSVIDNDTKRKLREMGATALLDAIDAQDEAHVLGMSFQERLQLIVDEAHSIFNHGKVEGLIRRAGLRYPGADLRRLDLVEERGLNRNVIAQLATCSFIQRQQNVVFQGFTGSGKSYLGCALAKQACQHRLRAHYIRMPDLEEAWALAKDKPQGQTKFLRKYSTFSLLVIDEWLLDHPDEGMRSMLLELLERRYDTGSTVFCTQYPKKDWHARLGGAVHADAIMDRIVHNTIWIDTGDRNMREHTALPQ